One window from the genome of Myxococcales bacterium encodes:
- a CDS encoding DUF2314 domain-containing protein, with protein MLLAVARCDGKTEKKAKMAPEAAPTVHMVSDEDVDMNSAMKTARETLDKFNAALKSKNPKLANFAIKVRFDAPSGGEHIWVGEVSLKKGKYSGVVGNVPERTTAVKLGDTIEIVNDNISDWMYLEGGKLHGGYTIRVLRKRMSDAERKQFDQDSGLIIED; from the coding sequence ATGTTGCTGGCAGTCGCGAGGTGCGACGGCAAAACCGAAAAAAAGGCGAAGATGGCGCCGGAAGCGGCGCCGACGGTTCACATGGTCTCGGATGAAGATGTGGATATGAATAGCGCCATGAAGACCGCGCGGGAGACCCTGGATAAGTTCAACGCGGCGCTAAAGAGCAAGAACCCAAAACTCGCTAATTTTGCGATCAAGGTGCGGTTTGACGCGCCAAGTGGCGGCGAGCACATCTGGGTCGGCGAGGTTTCATTAAAGAAGGGCAAATACTCTGGGGTCGTCGGCAATGTGCCCGAGCGAACCACCGCCGTTAAACTCGGCGACACCATCGAGATCGTCAACGATAATATCAGCGACTGGATGTACCTCGAAGGTGGCAAGCTGCACGGCGGGTACACGATCCGGGTGCTAAGAAAACGCATGTCCGACGCCGAGCGAAAACAGTTCGATCAGGACAGCGGCCTCATTATTGAAGATTGA
- a CDS encoding class I SAM-dependent methyltransferase, translated as MAAVDPDDFLAQAHAAAPGRTAAVWRQGVIDGASGNTYQWLAEQLRHCQRVLDVGGGDGALAMIAQQSRRADAAGQAWTTLDMSAAELALCDRNATDVAQANAQAMPFADASFDGMASHLGVTVMSEPARVIAEIARVIESGGTLALVTGGGPKVGSLLESALELALPFAGDVPRLGSTALRDPQKLRAMFAPTLWRDVQLADLVIDFPRDLVLPWLLSQYEFASLDAAAISQLTAIISTHVAAAPADLRATAAVIGLVAMRS; from the coding sequence GTGGCGGCGGTCGACCCAGATGACTTTCTCGCGCAGGCGCACGCGGCCGCGCCAGGCCGGACGGCGGCCGTCTGGCGGCAGGGCGTCATTGATGGCGCCAGCGGCAATACCTATCAATGGCTGGCGGAGCAACTGCGGCATTGCCAGCGCGTGCTCGACGTTGGCGGTGGCGACGGCGCGCTAGCGATGATCGCACAGCAGAGTCGGCGGGCGGACGCAGCAGGACAAGCGTGGACCACGCTCGACATGTCGGCGGCTGAGCTGGCGTTGTGCGATCGCAACGCCACCGACGTAGCGCAGGCAAACGCGCAGGCCATGCCGTTTGCCGATGCGAGCTTTGACGGCATGGCGTCGCATCTCGGCGTGACGGTGATGTCAGAGCCGGCGCGCGTGATCGCCGAAATCGCACGCGTAATAGAATCCGGCGGAACGTTGGCCCTTGTCACCGGCGGCGGCCCCAAGGTCGGGTCGCTGCTCGAATCGGCGCTGGAGCTGGCCTTACCGTTTGCCGGCGACGTGCCGCGCCTTGGCAGCACCGCGCTGCGCGATCCGCAGAAGCTGCGCGCGATGTTCGCGCCGACGCTGTGGCGCGACGTGCAGCTTGCAGATCTAGTCATCGACTTCCCGCGCGACCTCGTGCTGCCGTGGTTGCTCAGCCAATACGAATTTGCGTCGCTCGATGCTGCGGCAATCTCGCAATTGACGGCCATCATCAGCACTCACGTCGCCGCCGCGCCAGCCGACTTGCGCGCTACCGCAGCCGTCATTGGCCTGGTTGCGATGCGTTCATGA
- a CDS encoding glycosyltransferase family 2 protein: MRSELAALPMVSIVMPAFNEEAYIGACLRSIQAQQYPRDRIEVLIADGRSTDATRACIAAIAADDPRIVVIDNPERLQAPGLNRLLSHARGEVIVRMDVHCEYAPNYVSQCVAVLQATGADNVGGAQRPKAKTAFQEVLSSVLSSPLAVGGAKYRDASQEGFVDTVFLGAFRKDTLVAVGGYDPNAVTNEDAELNWRIRQNGGKIYLSRDIEVHYYPRDSFATLAKQYYRYGMGRARTMLKTKRIDAPRSVAPFAMLVGFAGLVAVRPLRSLALPAAAAYGAISLAEAIRVARKHGPGGVLQAWGMFPVLHFSHGAGFAMGLYHYAQHGDWQNAETAGAAPSDPAEDAALS; this comes from the coding sequence ATGCGCTCAGAATTGGCCGCCCTCCCGATGGTCTCGATCGTCATGCCCGCCTTCAACGAAGAGGCCTACATCGGCGCCTGCCTGCGTTCGATTCAAGCGCAGCAATACCCGCGCGATCGCATCGAGGTGCTCATTGCCGATGGCCGCTCGACCGATGCAACGCGGGCGTGCATCGCCGCCATCGCCGCCGATGACCCGCGCATCGTCGTCATCGATAACCCGGAGCGCCTGCAGGCCCCGGGCCTCAACCGCCTGCTCTCCCACGCGCGCGGCGAGGTGATTGTGCGCATGGACGTACATTGCGAGTATGCGCCGAACTACGTCAGCCAGTGCGTCGCGGTGCTGCAGGCCACCGGCGCCGACAATGTAGGCGGCGCGCAGCGACCCAAGGCCAAGACGGCGTTTCAAGAGGTTTTGTCGTCGGTGCTCTCCAGCCCGCTAGCGGTCGGCGGCGCGAAATATCGCGATGCCTCGCAAGAAGGCTTTGTCGATACGGTGTTTCTAGGCGCGTTCCGCAAGGACACCTTGGTCGCGGTGGGCGGTTACGATCCCAATGCAGTCACCAACGAGGATGCGGAGCTCAATTGGCGCATTCGCCAAAACGGCGGCAAGATCTATCTCTCGCGCGACATCGAGGTCCACTACTACCCGCGCGACAGCTTTGCCACCCTGGCTAAACAGTATTATCGCTACGGCATGGGCCGCGCGCGCACGATGCTCAAAACGAAACGCATCGACGCACCGCGCTCGGTCGCGCCCTTTGCCATGCTCGTCGGCTTTGCCGGCCTCGTCGCCGTGCGGCCACTGCGCTCGCTCGCGCTGCCGGCAGCCGCGGCCTATGGCGCCATCTCCCTAGCGGAGGCCATTCGCGTCGCGCGAAAGCACGGCCCTGGCGGCGTGCTGCAGGCATGGGGCATGTTTCCGGTCTTGCATTTCTCGCACGGCGCAGGCTTTGCGATGGGGCTGTATCACTATGCCCAGCATGGCGATTGGCAAAATGCAGAAACGGCAGGTGCCGCGCCTAGCGACCCTGCCGAAGATGCGGCGCTTTCGTAG
- a CDS encoding ribulose-phosphate 3-epimerase, protein MSATIKIAPSMLSCDFLRLGAETQAVAAAGADYIHVDVMDGHFVPNLTIGPPIVAALRRATTLPLDVHLMIAGPERWVDAYADAGADLIGVHVEACTHLHRTLQAIAKRQKKPCVVLNPATPLEAVKWVLGDVAMVLLMSVNPGFGGQSFIPQILDKVAALAAMRAAAGLSFDIQVDGGVTADNIGALARAGANVFVAGTAVFGRPDYREAIVDLRNAASRGAS, encoded by the coding sequence GTGTCGGCCACAATCAAAATTGCGCCCTCCATGCTGTCATGCGATTTCTTGCGCCTAGGCGCCGAGACGCAGGCGGTCGCCGCGGCGGGCGCTGACTACATCCACGTCGACGTCATGGACGGTCACTTTGTGCCCAACCTAACCATCGGCCCCCCCATTGTCGCGGCGCTGCGCCGCGCCACCACGCTGCCGCTCGACGTCCATTTGATGATTGCGGGCCCCGAGCGCTGGGTCGACGCCTATGCCGACGCCGGCGCCGATCTTATTGGCGTGCACGTCGAGGCCTGCACACACTTGCATCGCACGCTGCAAGCCATCGCCAAACGGCAAAAAAAGCCATGCGTGGTGCTTAACCCGGCGACGCCGCTCGAAGCGGTGAAATGGGTCTTGGGCGACGTCGCGATGGTCTTGCTCATGTCGGTCAATCCAGGCTTTGGCGGCCAATCGTTTATTCCACAAATTCTCGATAAGGTTGCGGCGCTGGCGGCCATGCGCGCGGCCGCGGGGCTAAGCTTCGACATCCAAGTCGATGGGGGGGTCACGGCCGATAACATTGGCGCCCTCGCGCGCGCCGGCGCCAACGTATTTGTCGCGGGTACAGCGGTGTTTGGCCGCCCCGATTACCGCGAGGCGATTGTCGACTTGCGCAATGCGGCATCGCGCGGCGCGAGCTAA